The window TCAAAATTGATGGTTTACGATGGGATTTAACTAAAGGGTTTACACAAAATGCAACCGGTAGTGATTCGCAAACAAACGCATACCAAGCAGATCGTGTTGCTATCTTAAAAGAATATGCAGATTATTCTTGGTCATTAGATCCAACACATTATGTGATTTTTGAACATTTAGGTTTTGGCGGAAGCGCACAAGAAGAAACAGAATGGGCAAACTACAGACTTACAGATACGGAACCAAAAGGAATTATGCTTTGGGGGAAATTGACTAATCCGTATAACCAATTAACAATGGGGTATAATTCGGATAATAATTTTGACGGCATGGGCCATGTCGCTAGAGGCTTTGATGCGCCTAGATTAGTTGGTTATGCAGAAAGCCATGATGAAGAACGTTTAATGTATAAAAATGTAAGATATGGTAATGCTTCTAATTCTTCTCATGATGTAACAGATTTAAATGTAGCAATTTCAAGAATGTCGGCATTGGGTGCTGTAAGTTTAACTATTCCTGGTCCAAAAATGATATGGCATTTTGGAGAATTAGGTATGGAAAACTCTATATTCACATGTAATAACGGAACTGTAAATGAACCAGGTGGAACAGATGGAGATTGTAAATTAGATACAAAACCGCAACCACAATGGGCAGACAACTGGGAAGCAGATGCAACTAGAAGTCAAGTGTACAGGGATTGGTCTCGAATCAATTATTTAAAAATTAACGAACCTGTTTTTGAAGGAGATTACACTATTAGTTCTGGAAGCTTAACACCAAGAATCGATATTTATGATACTTCTATTCCTACTACAGCATTAAGAAATGTGATTGTTTTAGCAAACTTTGATGTGGTTTCGCAAACGGTTAACACCAGCTTCCCGACAAGTGGGACTTGGTATGATTTAATGGATGAAACAGGAAATACTACTATTCAATCTATACAAACAACCATTACTATTCCTGCTGGTCAATTTAGAATTTTCGGAAATCAATCTTCTACTCTTAGCATAAATGCTTATCAACAAGAATCGGAATTTGCATTATACCCAAATCCAACAAGTAATTCTTTTAAATTAAATAAAGACATTACTAATCTTAGAATATTTGACATCTCTGGAAAACTAGTAAAAGAATACCATGGTGGATTTACAAAGAACACCGATTTTAATATTTCTCAACTAGCAGAAGGTCTATATATAGTAAAAATAGAATCTAACGCTACTTCTGTTTCTAAACGCCTTATTATTAACTGAAAAATATAAAAATCATGAAAAAAATATATACGACATTCCTTTTTTTAGGAGCAACCATATTATTAAATGCACAAACAACCATTAATTACCCCCAAAGACAAGCACACTATAATATAGTTGCTAATGGTGCTGGAGTCTATGATGATGGAACAGAAAATCTGGGAATGTGGGCCAATTATGATGGAAAGGAAGTTGTAGCTTTTAGAAACTTCACCGAAACAGGGTTACCAGGAGGTACCGGGTCAACAATGGCTATAGGAGATAGTTTTACAACAATAGTTAGCGCTACTCGAGCATACGGCCAAATTGGCATTGCTCTTTTATCAAGTCCTACTGCTACTTCCTCTTGGACAGACAGACACAATAATTATGCTGTACAAGTAAATATGGATGGTAATGAAGGTGCCTTTGACCCTATAGAAATTATATCTAATGGAGGAACTGTAGATGTAACAACTATAAGTGGAGCTACAACGTATGCTGATTATAAATTCAAATTTACATTGCAAACGGCAACAACAATGCAAGTATCTATTAATGATGGAGCAGCAATGTTTACGGTAACTTTAAACAATTCAAACATCACTGGCTATTCCATTTATCTTGCAGATGATTGGAATGGTTCCGCTAACCAGAACATTTTTTGGAAACCAACTAGCGAGTATGTGTATGCAAATACATTAAGTACACCAAAAAATGCTAAGGAGCATATGGTTTCTATGTTTCCAAATCCAACAAACAATTCCTTTAAAGTTAACAAGGAAATTACTAGTCTTCAAATATTTGATATTTCGGGGAAACTGGTAAAAGAATACAAAGGTTCTTTTGGAAAAAACACCACTTTTACGGTTTCCGAATTAGCAAACGGAATCTATTTAACAAAAATTAAAAATACGTTAGGACAATTAAGTACCACTAAACTAATTAAATTTTAATATCTAAATAGAATTTAAGTTCTAACTAAAAAAAGCGCAACCAGTTTTCTGGATTGCGCTTTTTATTATATTTTTTCTAAACTTTTTCTGTTTTTTAATGCTGTTTTCTAAAGACCTATAGCTATCGTTTTGGTTTTAAAACTAGATTTATCTTTACTTTTTATTCTTTCTAATAATAACTTCGCAGACTCCTTACCAATTTCTTTCGCATTTTGATTGATTACAATAAGAGAAGAATCATACTTTAATTGCATATCGTTGCAAAAACCAGTTATTGTTATATTACTATTTGCTTTCTGTAATTTATTAGTAAGCAAAATAGCATGTAAAACGCTTTTTTCGTTTAAACCAAAAATACCATCAATACTAGCATCTTTTTTTAATAATTCTTTCAGCTTTTGTTTTAAACCTTTGGATCTCTCATCTGTAATCACAGTACATTTTACAGCAGCTTTATGTTTTTCAATAGCTGCTTCAAATCCTTTTCTTCTTAGGTTTAAATGGTGTAAGTTATTTGTTTTTGAGGTTATTACTATATGTTTACAATCTCTTTTTTGTATTAAGAATTCTGTGGCATCAAAAGCAGCTTGAAAGTCATCTGTAATCACTTTATCACATTCCAACTCATCACAAATTCTATCGAACATTACTATGGGAGTCCCATTATCAATTAATGTTTTAATGTGCTGATATTCATTTTTTTGTTCCGCTTCTTTAGAAACACACAAAATTAATCCATCCACAAAACCACTAGACATTACAGAAATGTTCTTCGTTTCCTTTTCAATAAGATCATTAGAAATAGAAGTAATTAATTTATAACCATTGTCGTCTAAATAGCTTTCTACCCCAACTAATACTTTAGCATAAAACGGGTTTAGTATATTAGGTATTATTAATCCTATAGTACTTGTAGTTCCTTTTCTAAAACTAGATGCAAAGCTATTTGGTGTATAATTATTAGCTTTTGCATATTCTAAAACTCTTTTCTTTGTTGCGGCACCAATTTCTGAACTATTAGAAAGCGCCTTAGAAACTGTAGAGATAGAAATCTCTAAAGCCTGAGCAATAGAAGCTAAAGTTGTTCTGTTTGATGGCATTTAAATCGCGGTTTTATTTATTTAATCGTTTACAGTATCCTGAAAACGTACTACTCTATTTAGTAAAAATACTTCTTTTATTCCTTTTTATAACATTAGACGTCATTTCAAAAGTAAAAAAGCGCATAAATTACACATAAAAAAAGCTTCCCTAAACAGAGAAGCTTCTTTAATTGTACAGGCGGAGAGACTCGAACTCTCACACCTCGCGGCACTAGATCCTAAGTCTAGCGTGTCTACCAATTCCACCACGCCTGCAACTTATCCGATAATTTCGGATTGCAAATATAAACAATACTTTTAATATTCATAACATCTAAATAAAGAAAATTATACCCCTTTTTTGTACTTTTACAAAAACCGCAATTTTATTATGAAAGACATTAAAAAATATATCGATCAGCACAAGGATAGATTCTTAAACGAATTGATCGAACTACTTAAAATTCCGTCTATTAGCGCAGATTCTGCATACAAGAAGGACGTTTTAAAAACAGCAGACGAAATTAAGTCCAGTCTTGAAAAAGCAGGCTGTGAAAACGTAGAAATTTGTCAAACTAAGGGATATCCTATCGTATATGGTGATAAAATCATTGATAAAAACTTGCCAACAGTGCTCGTTTATGGTCATTATGACGTGCAACCACCAGATCCAATTAACTTATGGGATTCTCCTCCTTTCGAACCTGTTATTAAAAAAACAGAACTACATCCAGAAGGCGCAATTTTTGCTCGTGGTGCTTGTGATGACAAAGGACAAATGTATATGCACGTTAAAGCCATGGAGCTTATGACGCAAACCAACCAATTGCCTTGTAACGTGAAATTCATGATTGAAGGGGAAGAAGAAGTAGGTAGTGCAAGTCTTGCCGATTTTGTAAAAGAAAACCATGAAAAACTAAGTAACGATGTTATTTTAATTTCAGATACTGGAATGATTGCCAAAGACACACCTTCTATAACTACCGGATTACGTGGCTTAAGCTATGTAGAAGTAGAAGTTACTGGTCCCAATAGGGATTTACACTCTGGCCTTTATGGTGGTGCAGTTGCAAACCCAATAAACGTATTAACCAAAATGATTGCTTCTTTACATGATGAAAACAATCATATTACCATTCCTGGTTTTTACGATAATGTAGAAGAACTTAGTACAGAAGAAAGAGCAGAAATGGCAAAAGCACCTTTCTCTTTAGAAAACTATAAAAAAGCATTAGATATTGACGCTGTTTATGGGGAAGCAGGATATTCTACCAACGAAAGAAACTCGATAAGACCAACTTTAGATGTTAACGGAATTTGGGGAGGTTACACTGGTGAAGGCGCAAAAACCGTAATTGCAAGCCAAGCATTTGCAAAAATATCGATGCGTTTAGTACCAAATCAAGATTGGAAAGAAATCACACAACTCTTTAAAAAACACTTTGAAAGCATTGCTCCTAAAGGCGTGACCGTAAAAGTTACTCCGCATCATGGCGGACAAGGTTATGTAACGCCTATCGATAGTATTGGTTACAAAGCAGCAAGTAAAGCATATACCGATACCTTTGGAAAAACGCCAATTCCGCAACGTAGCGGAGGAAGTATTCCTATTGTTTCTTTGTTTGAAAAAGAATTAAAAAGTAAAACTATTTTAATGGGATTTGGTTTAGATAGCGATGCTATTCACTCACCAAATGAGCATTTCGGCGTATGGAATTACCTAAAAGGTATTGAAACTATTCCTTATTTCTACCACTATTTTACAGAACTAAATAAATAGTATTTGGGTGTTACCTCCTTCTGCTTTTTTAATAAGCAAAAGGAGGTCGCACTTTTCATTATATCTTTTCTGCGAAGCAGTCCCAAACTTGTTTTGGGATCTTACACATAAATTTATTAATACTAAAATGTTTAAATTTCAAGAATAAGAGCTTCACAAAAAAGGATGCCATTGCAATTGCTAACACAAAGCAGACATAACTATTAAATGAAGAATAGCCACTTTAAACATCTATTAGAACTTACATTAGCAACTTGCTTTATAAGTACTTCTGGTGTTTTAGGTAAATATATAGACATGCCTACCGAAGTACTTGTTTGGTGGCGAAGTGCATTAGCTTTTATAATCCTTTTTGCGTATTGCAGGTATAAAACAATAGACCTAAAGCTTCATTCTAAAAAAGACAGGCTTCCTTTTATTCTAAGTGCCTTTTTTATGGGAGCACATTGGATTTCCTATTTCTATGCGCTCAAACTATCTAATGTAGCCTTGGGAATGCTTTCCTTGTATACCTTTCCGGTTATTATTGCACTTTTAGAACCTTTATTTATTAAAATAAAATTCGATCCAATACATATCGTATTAGGAATACTAGTGCTTTTAGGCATTTATATTCTTGCTCCAGATTTTAATCTAGAAAATTCGAATGTAAAAGGAGTATTTTTAGGGCTTCTTTCTGCTGTTTTTTATGCCTTACGAATTCTGATATTAAAACAACATGTAGCTAAATACAATGGTACCACATTAATGGTGTATCAGTTATTAATACTGACGGTACTATTGGCACCATTCTTATTTTTCAAAGATACTAGCTCCATAAAAACAGAATATCCTTATGTACTTATATTAGCTTTATTAACTACGGCAATCGGACATACATTATTTATAAAAAAGCTAAAGTATTTTAGCGTGAGTACCGCAAGTATAATTAGCAGTACACAACCCGTTTTCGGAATAATTTTAGCATATATTTTTCTAAACGAAATACCAACGTTTAACACCTACATTGGTGGTTCTTTAATAATTGCTACGGTTATTATAGAAAGTGTACGCTCTAAAAAGAAAAAAACGGATTAGTCTTTTACAATTTTAGAAATCTTGTATTTATTATTTGTACGTAT is drawn from Lacinutrix sp. WUR7 and contains these coding sequences:
- a CDS encoding dipeptidase encodes the protein MKDIKKYIDQHKDRFLNELIELLKIPSISADSAYKKDVLKTADEIKSSLEKAGCENVEICQTKGYPIVYGDKIIDKNLPTVLVYGHYDVQPPDPINLWDSPPFEPVIKKTELHPEGAIFARGACDDKGQMYMHVKAMELMTQTNQLPCNVKFMIEGEEEVGSASLADFVKENHEKLSNDVILISDTGMIAKDTPSITTGLRGLSYVEVEVTGPNRDLHSGLYGGAVANPINVLTKMIASLHDENNHITIPGFYDNVEELSTEERAEMAKAPFSLENYKKALDIDAVYGEAGYSTNERNSIRPTLDVNGIWGGYTGEGAKTVIASQAFAKISMRLVPNQDWKEITQLFKKHFESIAPKGVTVKVTPHHGGQGYVTPIDSIGYKAASKAYTDTFGKTPIPQRSGGSIPIVSLFEKELKSKTILMGFGLDSDAIHSPNEHFGVWNYLKGIETIPYFYHYFTELNK
- a CDS encoding T9SS type A sorting domain-containing protein, translating into MKKIYTTFLFLGATILLNAQTTINYPQRQAHYNIVANGAGVYDDGTENLGMWANYDGKEVVAFRNFTETGLPGGTGSTMAIGDSFTTIVSATRAYGQIGIALLSSPTATSSWTDRHNNYAVQVNMDGNEGAFDPIEIISNGGTVDVTTISGATTYADYKFKFTLQTATTMQVSINDGAAMFTVTLNNSNITGYSIYLADDWNGSANQNIFWKPTSEYVYANTLSTPKNAKEHMVSMFPNPTNNSFKVNKEITSLQIFDISGKLVKEYKGSFGKNTTFTVSELANGIYLTKIKNTLGQLSTTKLIKF
- a CDS encoding DMT family transporter, producing the protein MKNSHFKHLLELTLATCFISTSGVLGKYIDMPTEVLVWWRSALAFIILFAYCRYKTIDLKLHSKKDRLPFILSAFFMGAHWISYFYALKLSNVALGMLSLYTFPVIIALLEPLFIKIKFDPIHIVLGILVLLGIYILAPDFNLENSNVKGVFLGLLSAVFYALRILILKQHVAKYNGTTLMVYQLLILTVLLAPFLFFKDTSSIKTEYPYVLILALLTTAIGHTLFIKKLKYFSVSTASIISSTQPVFGIILAYIFLNEIPTFNTYIGGSLIIATVIIESVRSKKKKTD
- a CDS encoding LacI family DNA-binding transcriptional regulator; its protein translation is MPSNRTTLASIAQALEISISTVSKALSNSSEIGAATKKRVLEYAKANNYTPNSFASSFRKGTTSTIGLIIPNILNPFYAKVLVGVESYLDDNGYKLITSISNDLIEKETKNISVMSSGFVDGLILCVSKEAEQKNEYQHIKTLIDNGTPIVMFDRICDELECDKVITDDFQAAFDATEFLIQKRDCKHIVITSKTNNLHHLNLRRKGFEAAIEKHKAAVKCTVITDERSKGLKQKLKELLKKDASIDGIFGLNEKSVLHAILLTNKLQKANSNITITGFCNDMQLKYDSSLIVINQNAKEIGKESAKLLLERIKSKDKSSFKTKTIAIGL